The following coding sequences lie in one Apium graveolens cultivar Ventura chromosome 3, ASM990537v1, whole genome shotgun sequence genomic window:
- the LOC141715251 gene encoding uncharacterized protein LOC141715251, with protein MLPPKSIEITRTGIYNLSFRHCDPRLEQLVVEGKSIWKNPTDYLPGRMAQLMELLWLYVARLCFVGYILVHSICEILERGSSIAELCDISYYAGMFEMTLWYSDYAKFNEIGVRPNGITAWAVTFGTVKHPISRLIIIMISIRYGGIRSTLGGPTKKVMIRGVTFFVASEVLELVERLVLSVIFLERQDYSLFFLYHSWMHSLLLGYLPPSNFKYQARRMMVKLDMYRKFTNALAVAVLVSIGWKCYHPYFKSTDMYNEH; from the coding sequence ATGTTGCCTCCAAAATCAATAGAAATTACCAGAACTGGGATTTATAATTTGTCTTTTAGACACTGTGATCCTCGTCTTGAGCAACTTGTAGTTGAGGGTAAATCTATATGGAAAAATCCTACAGATTACCTGCCCGGTAGAATGGCACAGCTTATGGAACTTTTATGGCTTTATGTCGCTAGGCTTTGTTTTGTTGGGTATATATTAGTTCACTCAATATGCGAAATTCTGGAAAGAGGTTCTTCCATTGCAGAATTGTGTGACATTAGTTATTATGCAGGCATGTTTGAGATGACCTTGTGGTATTCTGATTATGCCAAATTCAATGAAATTGGAGTGCGACCAAATGGGATTACGGCATGGGCTGTTACCTTTGGCACTGTTAAACACCCCATCTCACGTTTAATCATCATAATGATTTCTATCCGCTATGGTGGTATAAGATCTACCCTAGGTGGTCCGACTAAGAAAGTAATGATACGTGGAGTTACCTTCTTTGTTGCATCTGAAGTTCTCGAACTGGTAGAAAGGTTGGTGCTATCAGTGATCTTTCTGGAAAGGCAAGACTATTCTTTGTTCTTCCTGTATCACTCTTGGATGCATTCTTTGTTATTGGGATATTTACCTCCCTCCAACTTCAAATATCAGGCAAGAAGAATGATGGTAAAACTGGATATGTACAGAAAGTTCACTAATGCTTTGGCTGTAGCTGTCCTCGTGTCCATCGGATGGAAATGTTATCATCCGTATTTTAAGTCAACCGACATGTACAATGAGCATTAA
- the LOC141713711 gene encoding metal tolerance protein A2-like: MDMQHSEQEHIVEVCGDIQVQERTSGVNKICDGAPCGFSDSKSSPKEAKERSDSMRKLLIAVALCIIFMTVEVVGGIKANSLAILTDAAHLLSDVAAFAISLFSLWASGWEATPRQSYGFFRIEILGALVSIQMIWLLAGILVYEAISRFFYETGEVQGFLMFLVSAFGLVVNIIMAVLLGHDHGHSHGHDHGHGHGHSHDHDRDHGHAHEHNHGNSDDMHTHGVTITTEVVNKAGHSKHDKHHHHAHGTDHTVPLLRPSSESEGEHKQKKQRNINVQGAYLHVLGDSIQSIGVMIGGAIIWYKPEWKIIDLICTLIFSVIVLGTTINMLGNIWEVLMENTPREIDATRLEKGLCEMDEVVAIHELHIWAITVGKVLLACHVKVKPEADADMVLDKVVDYIKKEYNISHVTIQIERELQT; this comes from the coding sequence ATGGATATGCAACATTCTGAACAAGAACACATCGTGGAGGTATGTGGAGATATTCAAGTTCAAGAGAGGACATCAGGTGTGAATAAAATTTGTGATGGAGCACCATGTGGATTTTCTGATTCTAAATCCAGTCCCAAAGAAGCGAAGGAACGTAGCGATTCGATGCGAAAGCTTTTGATTGCTGTTGCTCTCTGCATCATATTTATGACCGTAGAAGTTGTTGGAGGTATTAAGGCCAACAGTTTAGCTATTTTGACAGATGCGGCTCATTTGTTGTCAGATGTTGCTGCTTTTGCAATTTCATTGTTCTCACTGTGGGCATCGGGATGGGAAGCTACACCTCGTCAGTCTTATGGTTTTTTCAGGATTGAGATTCTTGGAGCATTGGTCTCAATTCAAATGATATGGCTTCTTGCTGGGATCCTTGTCTATGAAGCTATTTCAAGATTCTTTTATGAAACAGGTGAAGTTCAGGGCTTCCTTATGTTTCTTGTTTCTGCTTTCGGTCTAGTGGTTAATATTATCATGGCTGTTCTGTTGGGGCACGATCATGGCCACAGTCATGGCCACGATCATGGCCACGGTCATGGCCACAGTCATGACCACGATCGTGATCATGGTCATGCGCACGAGCACAACCATGGGAACTCTGATGATATGCACACCCATGGAGTGACAATCACAACAGAAGTGGTGAACAAAGCTGGGCATTCCAAACATGACAAGCATCATCACCATGCTCATGGAACAGATCATACCGTACCTCTGCTTCGCCCTTCCTCTGAATCTGAAGGTGAACACAAGCAAAAGAAGCAACGCAACATCAATGTTCAGGGTGCATATCTTCATGTATTAGGGGATTCAATTCAGAGCATTGGGGTGATGATTGGTGGAGCAATTATATGGTATAAACCTGAATGGAAGATTATTGATTTGATATGCACACTCATTTTTTCTGTGATTGTGCTGGGAACTACTATCAACATGTTGGGCAACATATGGGAGGTTCTGATGGAGAACACACCCCGAGAAATCGACGCAACAAGGCTTGAGAAAGGACTTTGTGAGATGGACGAGGTAGTTGCGATACATGAGTTGCATATATGGGCAATTACAGTAGGCAAAGTGCTACTAGCTTGTCATGTAAAGGTGAAGCCTGAAGCTGATGCTGACATGGTACTGGACAAGGTTGTGGATTATATCAAAAAAGAGTATAATATCAGCCATGTAACTATACAAATCGAGAGAGAGCTGCAAACTTGA